Part of the Triticum urartu cultivar G1812 chromosome 2, Tu2.1, whole genome shotgun sequence genome, CGTCCGCGTCACCAGATCGACCATGGGCACCGGCGGCGAATGCGTCTCCATCGGCCCCGGGAGCCGATTCGTCACCGTGGACGGAATCGTCTGCGGCCCCGGCCGTGCTGTAAGGTAACAAAGGGTTACAATAAGGAGGCTTCTTCCATCTGCATTTTCTATTTACCATGCACTCCAAGAAGAGGAGTAAAATGACGTGATTGTGTTTCTTGGCTAGTGTGGGGAGCCTTGGCAAGAAGGGAGCAACCGAATCCGTGGAGTACATCGACGTAAAAAACGTCCAGTTCATCAATACCTCGAGTGGAGCAAGGATCAAGACGTGGCAGGTACAGTACTGAGGTGCCATGAAACCAAGCTGAAACCGGCCTTCTCTTACTAACTTCCGGGTGATTACACTGTTTCTTCGCACTGCAGGGTGGGAAAGGTTACGCGAGATCCATCTCCTTCACCAACATAAACTTCACCAACGTGGACAATCCTGTGGTCATCAACCAGTTCTACGCAGACCCCTACCACATCCCAAACATGGTAGTAGTGCATGTGTTCATTAACTGTTGGACTATCTGTGTACGTGTGGAGCAGCTAGTGCTAATGTTTGTGCGTCTTCTTTTGGGGATCATAATTTGCCGTAGGGGGCGGTGGCGGTGAGCAACATAACGTACACGAACCTCAAGGGGACTTCGAGGTACAGGACGGCCGTCGAGTTCGTCTGCAGCGAGAGCGGCAGCTGCACCAACATCCACGTCAACTCCGTGGCGATCACATTTCCGTACGGAGAAGCCCTGGCCCTCTGCCAGAACGCGCAAGGGGACACCTCCGGATATGTCTACCCCAAGATCCCTTGCCTTAGATAATGTATGTAACAAAAAAAATAGATAATGTAATAATACCCAGCCCAGGGTTTAGGAGTGCATTTGGAGAGAGTGTCCGGTGATGCCATCTCCCACATGTTCCCATGCTCCAATTTCAAATAAATGTGTTTAAAATGTTTCAAAAATTCTGGAGAAATTTGTGAATCTTTGCAAGGAATATGTCTACAACCCTTAAAAATTGCAAATCGGCTGAACTTCTGACTTCTGGAATGCCCCTATTTCTTGGACGACCTCTTCTGCTAGAAAACACGATCCACAAATTCGAAGGCGTAGCCAACTAAAAATAGAAAAAACAAACACAGGCATGAAAATGAGGCCAGTCGATTAAAGAAAAAAAGGCAGGGCTACGACAAATAACAAGGAAAGAGAATCAGGCCCGAGCACATGGATGACATCATCGATGAGATTTACTAAGTGAGCAAGATGGGGGAATTCGGAGATAACTAGTTTTTTTAGAGAACAGAAATAACTAGTTAAGGGTTACCCCTTTGCAAAAGTCATTCCCCACCTTTTTAGGTGGTTGCAAGTAGCACATCTGGGAATTTCTCTTTTCCAGTAGACTCGTTTATTCAATACTTTTTATCTCTTGAACCGTTTTGATGGTTGGATTTCTCGCTTTGACCTCTTCAAAACTTCCCATGTTAATAAGTTTTGACCaaaaaaattcatgaaaaaaCAGCAACCGGAAAAAGCAAATACCAAATAaaaataaatctgataaaaaaaTAACATCAACCAAAAAAAGATGAAAGAGAAAAAACCAGAGCCTGGAAGCATAGTTATGGTTTTTCACCTTTTTCCACTTTTCGAGAAGCACAGACTTTCTTTTCCCGAGAAGTATAGCGTGGGGAGCAAATATGTGATTTCTCATGGAAGCAGATTTTTAAAAGTGTTTCTCGCGAAAGCAAATCTATACTTCTCTTGGGTGCACATATTTTTTTTGATTTTgagaaccacagttgtacttctCACGAAAGAAAATCCGTGATTCCGTGAGAAGCAAATATGTGCTTCTTGTAAAACCATGGTTTTTCTTTCCTTTTCAAGATGATAGATGTACTtcgcaaaagaaaataaaaaagctTTTCCTAAACCTGGGAAAACCAAGCAAAAACCTAAAGGCCAAAAAAAAATCTAATGTGAACAGAAAAAAAATTAGATGGAGCGTTCAGTACGGACATGTGACGGCTGCTGGACGCACCACTTGATACGCTCACATACCACAAAAGAGACCCTTGCGAGTCAATCTGacaatcgggtcgggtttggtCAGGTCAACCTTTACCAGACCCATGCCCGGAACACTAATCGGGTCTGCCATAAACCCACGACCCTACCCATGGGTTGAATCTCATGCCCATGCCCGAACACATCGGGTTACCCGACTCAATCAGGCACCCATCAGGCATAATTCATTTATTTATTATTTAATTTATATGCTCCCTGCGGACCCATGCACTTTCTGGGAACCAAGGATTTCTACTAGCGTACCTTGGTTCCCAGAACAATGGGTCGGATTGCCGCCCATGGCTTAGTTGGTCTCCGGAAATTCTAAAACAAAAGGTGTGCACCAGTACCGGGCCTGGCCCATTTTTGGCCCTGTGAGCGAGCGCTAGCTACAGGCGATACATACTAGTCCCCTGTATTTCTCAAAAAAAATACTAGTCTCCTGTATATCTCTTCCtaatctttccctaataataaagcacggattgactctgtgggttcaccgtcacaatacgctttcttcTCGTGTCATAATACGCTTTTACGAATCACAATATAAATGAGGTGGTACTAATCTTCCAAGCACGCAATTAATCCAGATTTTCGTTGTCCGTCGTCCGAGACGGACCACATTATTTTCCACTGGCCCAGCTTGGCCCATCTAAGCTGGCAAATGATGCAAAAATAGCGGAGGTACTTGGAGTCGAACTCAGGTTCTCCCGCTCAGCGTAAAAAGCTTCGACCAGTTGACGTAGCCCATGTTTGTGTGTTCTATGTAAGAGGGTTCGTCGAATTATGAATAATCCCACCTCGGCCGTCTACAGGGTTCGTCCAATTATGAATAGTCCCACCTCGGCCCTCTACATCCAACCATACCAGTTTATATACGTGCAAAATTTGCACATATCCAAAAATTGGCTGCTGGATGATTACCACCTAAGTGGTGAGATAACGGATGTGGGATGTAGGCAGAAATTGCCATGGAGTCCACAAGAGACACGAATCGATGCTATATATAAAAACCAGGCCAATTAAGATTAAGACGACAACATGCTGCACGTCGGCGGGAAACAAAAGGCCCTCATGATGATGGGGTTGGTCCTCTGATGACCTGATATCCCAAATATTAATAGAGTCTTCAGATATCCTCAATGAATTGCTATGCTGGAATAACAAAGAACTAGaaatttatttatttactttgcaCATGTTGCAAGGTTCTTGCCACATGTTTCTATAAATAGGGTGGAGGCAATTTATACATAGTTCATCTTTCATGTTGAGTAAGGATTTTTGACTGTCGATATGGAGCCAAAATTATGCAGAAGTTGAAAATGTGCATATGGATATAGTTCTCTCGATTGGTTTGCTTGCGGCTGCAATTATTATTCTACATGTTAGATTGCTTGCTGCTATTACTTCATATTTATAGATATTGCCCTTTTTCTCttttagttttaaattttaagaATGAACAAATAATGTAAAGAATGAACTAACAATTAAAACTTAGTTGTTCAGACAGATCAATTTACTTGAAATCATAACCCATATCCTGACCAAATGAACTATCCTTTTTTTCATTATCAGGGACTATCGTTCAACGACATGGTTCCTTGGTCAGGCAGATTAGTAGAAATAATAAACATTGTTTTTcacgttgcaatgcacgggcatttgtctaatctatatctatatctatatatatacctactattaaagggaggTGATATTTTTGGTTTCGTCCCCCTTAGTTGGTCCTACATTACGTGTTTTCTTTGGTTTTCGTCCATGACGTGTCATTCGTATATGGTCTCCTGCCTGGTTCCTACGAGGTGGGATTATTCGACACTGTAGCGGCCGTTGCACCCTACCTACTCCAAGATTTGAGAAAAAGTCCAGCCCAACCAAAAGCCCATTGTAGAAAAAGGTTTGCGTTGCTGATCAGTACATAGCTAGCCTCAAGATCGCTGGTCCAGGAGTAGAGGATCGTCGAAGGAGGATGTGCGGTAATGCATCGCTTTATAGGGGGGTTGTTTGTGGTATCGATTGACAACTAGCCCGGAACCGTTTACGGAGGTAGCCGATTACAACGTGCACGTGCCAAACGCCTGTACGTTCTGCGGGGATACTTTTTTATCCCGTTGCAACACACGAGCATATTTGCTATGAAATATAAAGAAACCTCAAATGatttttttgaaaatgtttaTAGTTTTTAGTTTGGTGTGTAATATTTAAAGTCATGACAAAAAAATATTACCTACTAATTTGAGGTGTGTGGtattttttttctcccgttgcaacgcacgggctcttttgttagtctatccctaataataaagcacggattgactccatgggttcaccgtcacaatacgcttctttccgtgattttacgctttcagtttgaaTTTAATACATATTCGAGGTGGTACTAATATTTTCATCTGTACACCTAAGACGTGTTTTCGTTCACCGTTCGTTGCGTCCTACCGACTTCAGCCTATTCGCTGCGTCCTAACGACTTGGGCCTGCAGGCTGGGCCTGTTCGCTGCGTCCTACCGACTTGGGCCTGTTTACTGCATCCTAACGACTTGGGCCAGCAGGCTGGGTCGTCGGCCCAGCTTTAGTGCAACgcgagaagaagaaaaaaaatacacGCGTGCATGAGGAATCAAACTCACAACCTACCATCCTAACGACTTGGGCCAGCAGCCTGGGTCGTCGGCCCAGCTTTAGTGCAACgcgagaagaagaaaaaaaaatacaCACGTGCATGAGGAATCGAACTCACAGCCTACCATCTCGTAAAATAGACACCAGCCAGCTGAACTATGCCAACCTATGTTAATTTATAGCGGTTTTTTTTTATCAAAAGTACCATCTCGCCTTTCTAAAAGCAACCAGTAATTTATATACCTGTTCAAATTACCTATCATTAATCACCTTAATATACGCCTCGGAAATTGGTAATCGGAGGATGAGGAGTTGGTGGGTTCTTGAAAAAAAGAGGAAAGGAAGGATTGTGTAAGGCAGAAATATTGTGGGCAATCGAATGGGGCAAAAAGAAATCAATACTATTGTGGgataattaattaaggaattgaGAAATATTATTGCATGCATGATAAAAGGATTCCTAAAAAATATGGTGGGCAATTAAACTGGAGAAATTAAGAGAGATTCCTCATACATCGCTGCATATAATAAAAAGGTGAGTCCTATATGGGTTATTTAAGAAAGGGATCCAATGCATGCGTACTTGCATTGCACCTTGTACATGGGCGCCTTTTGCAACAAGGAACTTGCTAAAACGTGCATCCATCAGTAAATGAGGAAATTATCTTATGAAAATAGTCAATTTGGTTAATCACCATGTTAATTTCCTAATGCATCCATCATActttttttatgatttttttctgcATCCATCATACTTGCATTGCTAAGTAAACGGGATTCAGGCTAACTGGCGGCCAATTAAAAAGGAAACCTACGAGACACACTACATGCTTGCTGCATAATTAATATCCAAAAAAAAGAAACAAGTGACTTGCTGCTAGGCTATTGATGTTGTTTGCTAGCTGATTACAGGTATTACCTTAATGCATGCCTTCTATTTGATGTTACTAAAACATATTCTCAATCTCTTTCTCCACACCATCTTATGCATGCAATGACCACGACAACTATGTGCTCTCCTTTTGTTTTCAGCTCCGCATGCTCGAGAATGGTCACAAACGCAAATCCCGCTTTTTATGGGTCCAAAAATTCTTTCGCAAAACAATTCATCTTTTTCTGGTTATTGGTTATCCCGTCTGAGCATGCAACATACATGATGAAACATCACACTTCAATGGAAGGTTGCATTAATTAATGCGAATAAGCTCACTGTCTgaggtactccctccatttttgttTGTTGGGCGCATCTCCAAATCCTTGATTTTTCAGAATAGGAGAGATTTAAGGCGTGTTTCATTAATCACAGAATTAATTGTGGTGTTTGGTGCATGCGGTGCTCTCTTTCCTTTCTCCTTCCAATTCTGCATGCAAGTGGGAACACGTCAGTTTTTGTTGAGGTGTGAATGGAGAAGGATTTGCATGCAGCAGCTTTTGATCTCCTTTTCACACCGCATCCCCATTCCTTGGTGTATAAAAGAAGAGCCATTTGCTTTGCTATTCCTTGAACCAGCGAGGTGGAAGCCAAATGGAGAAGGAAGTTGAGGTTCATGGAGAAGGAGAGATGGAGGGCGTCCATGGAGAAGGAGAGGTGGAGGGCGTCCATGGAGAAGGAGAGGTGGAGGGCGAGGTGGATGCCGTCCATGTCGAGGTGGATGGCGATGTGGAGATCACGCAAGGCCAAGTACAAGAACTAGAGGATGAATTTCAGAGGGTTGATAAAAACATCCAGGATCTTTTTCATAGAGTGGATCGTGCAACCAATGTCGATGCTACAGATGCAAGGATTTCGGCTAGGTATGTCCGCACCGCTAACCTCGTGCAAGATGTGTCACACAGAACCTACTCCAACCCGACATCAACTTGCGAGGTGTGCATTCATCCGGCTTTGTGCCTCAAGTGTGGCATCCGCAGTGAGCCTTCCATATTCCTTTGCTTAGGATGTAGGCTCCCGGTACCAAAAGATTTGCGTTCTTGCGAGGCTTGCGGAAATCCTTGCCTGTGTGACAACTTTTGGTGCAAAGATTGTGCGACTACGGTGGCGATAAACAAAGAAGGGGTATGCATAAGGTGCCGTCGCAACCCATCTATCTATCTAGAGGACGAAAAGAAAGTGCATAATGTGCCGGATAGTCAAGTTTAGATTCGCCGGATGATGAAAATAAAGTGAGTTGTAATGGTTTTATATGCTTCAAGTTTATGTAAGAAAGTGAGTATGAATATGGTTTTATATAATCTTATTATGAGCTTATCTTGGTGATAGAATATGTAAAAGTGTATGAGTGAACCTGCGGATTATTCACAAAGTAATCAAGGGGAATAGCAATGAAGTATACCATAGGATTTGCGCAAAAAAAAAAGCTACTGCATGATCTATGAACCTGATGGCCGCCCCTTGCATATAGGAGTATTATCTCATGTTGAGTTCAAAACAGTACATTCGCAACACTAGTAGGAGTATTATCTCATGTTGAGTTCAAGTGCTACTGAAAATCTGCCATTACATCTCATGTTGAGTTCAAGTGCTACTGAAAATCTGCCATTACATCTCATGTTGAGTTCAAGTGCTCAATTGCCTGCTCAACATATTCTCTGTCAACTGTCAAACGAACAGGGAGACATCCTTGTCTCTCTAGTGCTTTTTTCTTCAAGTGAGGAACTGCATAGTGCATAGAACCCTTGTGCTTGATGATCTCTCTCATACACGCTTGATGACTCAACCAGATCCTATTAAGCTTTTGATGGGGGTACTCAGCAAGGGATTGATTAACCTATTACACATAAAATTAAAAAACTCAATCAGTTCATAACATTAACCTATGGGAGTAGATATCTTGAACAAATAACATAAAATACTCAAATCGGTGCAAGACCTTTGCGACAATCTCGGGTAGAGTCTTGGGCATCTTTTTATGGAACATTGCTTGAATTGAGGCAAACCAACCAAGATCTAATATGTTTGTGTCAGGAGAATTAGGTGGTTGGTATATCATCCTAATATCCCAACCACCCCTTGCAGCTTCCTGCAAAAAAAGTGGATCATCTGGTTTTATATGAGTCCTAGCATTGTCCTGCTGTACGTAGATGGTGTTTCATCTATCACTCTCAGGCCACTTTTCCTTTATAGCCGGCAGTACGTATTTCACTAAGTACTCCCGACTTTTCTCCCTGTCCACTTTATCGCAGGGCTTCAACTCCCATGCTCCCCTCAACCTAAGAATATAGAAATAAAGAACAAGTAAATAATGTGCATATAAAAATTTAGCAGAAAGTAGGAGTAGTAACAAGAACAAGTACCAACCTATTTTGACTCTTCTTTTTTGCTTGCACCCACTCTGTGTAAGCCCAAACCCCAATCTTGCCATCAAATACACAATTGCCTTGAGCATCATACCTTGGTCTAGCCATTGCGGACAAGAACCTAATTTTTTGAATGTGGTTTTTATGTTTACATTCCCGGTGTGGTGCCTCCTCTCTATGACTCAAATACATGTTCTGGGTCTTCCGCGTGCGATAAAACCATTTCTCATCTATATGAACCACATCCATATCAGCCCTAAATGTGGGATTAATACCGCCTTGGGATGTTAGGCTACTTCGCTCAAGATGCATAAGAGCATACTCCACACGAGCCCTTTTGTTTGCAGCAGTCAAAGAAGGCTTCAATTCACTTGTTATTCGTCTAATTTCCTTCATCTTCAACCTACAACAAAATATCAAAAATATCTCGTTGATAACACTCACCTCCATATAATAAAAGAATGTTGACATGTAGAAAATTGACAACAATCTGATAGTATAACGCTCACCTCCGCCAAATAGTGGTAGTTGACAAGTTCAAATGTCCAGCAACTTGTTCTAATGTTGTTCTCTCTCCAGGTGGGATGGCCTCCAATGCATCTATGTCGAAATTAATCCTCTTCCTTCCTGATTTGAGCTTCTGATTGTTTTTGACCCCAGTAATGCCGCCACCTTTTTTAGCCTCCCGCCATACCCTTTGCACTATCCTCCTAGGACAATCACAAGCTAGTGCAACAGCTTTAGAAACACCATGCTTCAACCTTATACCCGTACCATTACGTTTAATGATCTCAGCATATATGTGACGCTTGTCATCTGTATTGTACTGTCttcttgtctccttgttcgacAGAACATCTAGATTCGTAGGAAAAATAATTAGATAAACAAAAAATATGGAAACAAAACTATGCTGTAAATATGCTTACTCAAATCGATTGGTTGTTTTTGGGTTTGTACAGCCTCTTGACTAGGAGGGTATTCGTCGGCATGGGCAAAATTTGGGTTGTATCCACTTCCTCGATAGCCAATGCCCGAACCAGTTGCGTTCTCTCCGTTCATCACATCCAAACCATTGTGTCCACCAGTTCCTTTAGAACACAAACGTGAGAAGAGAACAGCTTTAGAACACAACAGTTTTAGTACTCCTGCAGCAAACACTGCAGTTTTGGTAACGATCTGCAGTTTTAAAACATTGCAGTTTTGGCAACGCCGACGAACACATGAACACAGGACGACGCGCCGTACCTGCACTAGTGCTTGGAGCTGGTACTAAACGCATGCACTAGTGCATGGAGCTGGTACTAAACGCATGCACTAGTGCACTAAACGCAAACACAGTACGACGCGCCGTACCTGCCCCGCCGACGAACATAGGAGCTGGTAGAACATTAGTGTTTACCTCCTGTGCTGGCTGCACTGAACGTGAAGCCTAGTGACTCGCCACCGCTGCCTGTACCTGCCCCACCGACGAACGAGATCCCGCCGCCACCGCCAAACGAGATCCCGCCGCTGCCAAACGTGAAGCCCACGAACGTAGAACTTGCGATCCCGGCCCCGCCGCCGCTGTCTGTACCTTCCCTGCCGACAGAGCCACTCCAGTTCGACGAACCGGCCTCGTTAGGTGCCGGAGGCAAAGTCGTTGGAGGAGGAAGATGGTCGAACCCAGCCGTGCCGATGGAGATGGATGGAACTCTCGCTCGTCCGGTGAGACCAAGAGGAGGAAGTCCTCCGGGCGGTTGCGCTCTCGGTTGGAAAGCAACCCTAGACAGCCCACGGAGGCCAAGAGGAGGAAGCCGGCGATCTGATTCATCTTGCTGCGTCCGTGCCATTGGACCGAGGAGGCCAAGAGGAGGAAGCCGAAGATGAGCGCCGTCTGTTCGTGAACATCCATCGCCATAGCTACTTATACTGCGCGCGGCGTAGAAGGAAAATCAGGCGGCCAAGAAGGAAACTCGCGCGCGGCACGCGGCGCAGAAGGAAAATCAGGCGCGGAATCGCGCGCGAAAGGAAACTCGCGGCGTAGAAATCGCGCGCGGAAGAAATGCATGCGGAAGGAAAGTACTCGGTCCGGTGCATGCAGAGTAGGAAACGCCAGGGGGAAAAGAAGGAAACCGGTGCATGCAATCAGTTTAATGGACGGGGAGTACTATGCGTCAATTTTACATTTGATTAGGCGCATCTACAGCTAACTGGCTCCGTTTTTCCTTCCAATTAGAAAACACCTAGGTCCCAGAGCCCTCTGAGTTGCGCCTAATAAACTGTAATGGAGGGAGTATACATAATGGTTCACTAAAGGCGGGAAGGAGGACAGGGGCTTAGGAGATGTTGATAACCGACATGGACAAGGAGATGAGGACGGAAGGAAATAGGTCGAGGGATGAGATAGGTAACAATGTCTCCCGTTGCAACGTAAGGGTATCACCGTCGCGGCTTTTTGCACAAAGGTCCCTGTGCTTTTTGGGAATTAACCCGCCGTCCCTCTTTAAGTCGATCTGAGAAAACGTTTCAGTTTTTACAGAAAAAACCCTGCGTTTGTAAGAATCCAACCCGCGGTTCCTTCCTCTGTTTCATCTTATCCACACACACTCCTGCTTCCTTTCCAGCCGTGGCGGAGCAGGAGAGGGGAGGGCAGGttagagagggagggagggaagGAGAGCAGCAGCAAGTGTGGGAGTAGGCGCCCGGAGACGGAGAGCGAGTGGATGAGCGAGGAGAGGCGCTGGGGAGGGTCCAGATCCGGTCAAGGGCGGGGcgaccggcggcggcggcttcaaCTCCGGGGTGCGAGCTTGCTTCCTGAGAGAGGAAAGAGTGAGCTGAGAGATATGGAGAGAGAGCACGGGAGGGAAGGAGAAAGTAAGAGGGAGGCGCGGCCATGGTTGGTTCTCCGGCGGCATGGGATCGGTGCTCGGGGACGCGAAGATCTAGGGAGGCACTCGGGGGCGAGGTGCGGGTGTCCTCTATTATTGAAGTTTTACCACCATCTGGTGGTGCTTGAGATCAGAGATGGCATACTTTCATTAGCATAGGCCAAATCCCCAGCGCCGCCGGTGTTGTACACCCCTGTACCCCTCGACATCCAGTGCCTCCCGCCTGCCCAACATGAACACCTCCTCAATAGGTACATCTTGATTTTTTTTCCTTGCTAGAGAAAGTCGAGGATTGTTTTGCTGTAGCTATAATCTGAGTTTAGAAGATATACTCCTATCTTTTTGACGTCAATTTTTTCAGTTTATTTTGCTCCAGGATGGTGCCCTTTATGTACATGAACTAATGATTGTGTTCAGAACGTAGAGCAGCTTCTCTGTCCAGTCTCATGTCTTTCTCTTCACCAGAGATCAGTGAGTACTACCGAGCAAAAACGTCCTTCTCTTCGTCATATTTCTTCCTTTTCCTTACTACTACTTTTGTGGCTCCAAATCTCATCATGGCTCTATGTCTGTTCTTTTTGTTGACATGGATTTTACCCTGAAAGTTTCCTTCTGATCTAAAATGTTCTGCTATCTAAATTCATCTGTATATTGTGAATGAGTAGACATTGGTGCAGAAGCCCAATCGGATGAAAATACGGATTATAGAGAGGTGTAATTATTAATTAATTTCTTGCTTTAAAAGATATGCAACTACCAGAGTTTCTTATTTTCATCAATTGGATTATGACCAAAGTGAAAAACTTATGTGGACAGTCTGGCAGATTTCAGTGGCAAGATCTTTGTACAATTGCAGTGGCAGATTTCAGAAATTTGTAGAGCACAGGATTTACAAGAACAAGATATTCTGTCAAGGTGTGTACTTTCTACCCATTGCACTAATCTTTTGCTTTGGGCGATTGGCTAAACGAAAGTACTTCCTTTGAAATAATCTTTCGTGCACACACAAGTAGTATAATCTCTCCATTTCCTTATTTTTTATTCTTCCGTCAATAGTATTTTTTTAGCTACTATTTGCCTTTGGATAAATCACTCATACAATTTTAATGAGGTTCATTCTAGCCGTTTGCTCACGAGAACAAAAACATTTTATCTGTTGGCTAAATGAAAGTACATTC contains:
- the LOC125533839 gene encoding polygalacturonase-like, which gives rise to MGIIGIRTATLLLAALAWRSVLVAAAGEADGVFNVKDYGARGDGTTDDTKVMGTITAPPPGAWSGQKYWMMFYQVQGLTVTGGSTGLLDGRGRSWWWSDQCNRYGDIYKAPTALVVMNCTDVELSKFSSKNSPQMHIAVSQSSKVHLTQLTTTAPWDSPNTDGVHIDQSEDVRVTRSTMGTGGECVSIGPGSRFVTVDGIVCGPGRAVSVGSLGKKGATESVEYIDVKNVQFINTSSGARIKTWQGGKGYARSISFTNINFTNVDNPVVINQFYADPYHIPNMGAVAVSNITYTNLKGTSRYRTAVEFVCSESGSCTNIHVNSVAITFPYGEALALCQNAQGDTSGYVYPKIPCLR